From a region of the Salvelinus alpinus chromosome 2, SLU_Salpinus.1, whole genome shotgun sequence genome:
- the LOC139552464 gene encoding zinc finger protein 180-like, with protein sequence SDFVVHTGERRDYRGSSGESQLHHDADEAEKSLSPLEHLKKHPQRPTGKKSHHCSDCGKRFTSSSGIKIHQRIHTREKSYGCAQCGKSFVKSSHLTAHQRIHTGEKYFSCGQCGKSFSQSGDLTVHQKIHTGEKPYSCDQCGKSFVRSGHLTVHQRIHTGEKPCCDQCGKSFSTSSYLTIHQRTHTGENPYSCGQCGKSFSQSGDLTVHQRIHTGEKPYSCDQCGKSFVRSGHLTVHQRIHTGEKSYSCGQCGKSFSTSSYLTIHHRTHTGEKPLSCDQRQSDKRYLIKYQKMYI encoded by the coding sequence tctgactttgttgttcatacaggagagagacgggactatcgtggatcctctggggagtctCAACTACATCATGacgctgacgaggcagagaagagtctctccccattagaacacctcaagaaacacccgcagagacccacagggaagaaatctcaccactgctctgactgtgggaagagattcacctcctcatcaggcattaaaattcatcagagaatccacacaAGAGAGAAATcatatggctgtgctcaatgtgggaagagttttgttaaatctagccatctgactgcacaccagcgaatacacacaggagagaaatattttagctgtggtcaatgtgggaagagttttagtcaatctggagatctgacagtgcaccagaaaatacacacaggagagaaaccttatagctgtgatcaatgtgggaagagttttgttcgatctggccatctgacagtgcaccagagaatacacacaggagagaagccgtgctgtgatcaatgtgggaagagtttttctacttctagctatctaactatacaccagagaacacacacaggagagaacccttatagctgtggtcaatgtgggaagagttttagtcaatctggagatctgacagtgcaccagagaatacacacaggagagaaaccttatagttgtgatcaatgtgggaagagttttgttcgatctggccatctgacagtgcaccagagaatacacacaggagagaaatcttatagctgtggtcaatgtgggaagagtttttctacttctagctatctaactatacaccatagaacacacacaggagagaaacctcttaGCTGTGACCAGAGACAATCTGATAAAAGATATCTGATCAAATATCAGAAAATGTATatatga